Proteins from one Ficedula albicollis isolate OC2 chromosome 21, FicAlb1.5, whole genome shotgun sequence genomic window:
- the CCNL2 gene encoding cyclin-L2 isoform X1 produces the protein MLVNNSMTHIFQIIVMYLQVLECERNQHLVQTSWNYMNDSLRTDVFVRFQPESIACACIYLAARTLEIPLPNRPHWFLLFGATEEEIQEICLKILQLYTRKKVDLSDLESKIEKKKLAIEEAKAQAKGLVPEGVQSLDNTSGFSPIPKNESPKEVKGNKPSPLPVQAMKNAKRKTEGAKRTSSTSPVNGVQKGRESRSRSGSRDQSYSRSASRSASPKHRKSESYSTSSGSKSQSRSRSRSDSPPRQLNHSSAYKGSKVRAYKKSKDCKYSAHRARKSRSRSSSRSRSRSRERSDHSGKYKKKSHYYRNHRHERSRSYERGGHRYERDRERERDREHGGHSRHRR, from the exons ATGCTTGTTAATAACTCAATGACCCATATCTTCCAGATAATCGTTATGTACCTTCAGGTATTAGAATGTGAACGTAACCAACACCTGGTCCAGACCTCATG GAACTACATGAATGACAGCCTGAGAACAGATGTCTTTGTGAGGTTCCAGCCAGAAAGCATTGCCTGTGCCTGCATTTACCTGGCAGCCAGGACACTGGAG aTCCCACTTCCAAATCGCCCACATTGGTTTTTACTGTTTGGAGCAACTGAGGAAGAAATTCAAGAAATCTGCTTAAAAATCTTGCAGCTGTACACAAGGAAAAag GTGGATTTATCTGATCTGGaaagtaaaatagaaaagaagaaattggCTATTGAAGAGGCAAAAGCACAAGCTAAAGGTCTGGTACCTGAGGGAGTTCAGAGTTTGGATAACACATCGGGATTTTCCCCTATCCCAAAAAATG AGTCTCCAAAAGAGGTTAAAGGAAATAAACCTTCACCACTACCTGTGCAGGCCATGAAGAATGCtaagaggaaaacagagggaGCCAAGAGAACCAGCTCCACCAGCCCAGTAAATGG TGtccagaaaggaagagagagcagAAGTCGAAGTGGAAGCAGAGATCAGAGTTACTCGAGGTCTGCATCGAGGTCTGCATCCCCTAAGCACAG GAAAAGCGAGAGTTACTCCACGTCCAGCGGCTCCAAGTCGCAGAGCCGCTCGCGCAGCCGCAGCGACTCCCCCCCGCGGCAGCTCAACCACAGCTCTGCCTACAAGGGCTCCAAGGTGCGCGCCTACAAGAAATCCAAAGACTGCAAGTACTCGGCGCACCGAGCGCGCAAGTCGCGCAGCCGCAGCTCCTCGCGCTCGCGCAGCCGCTCCCGCGAGCGCTCCGACCACTCGGGCAAGTACAAGAAGAAGAGTCACTACTACAGGAACCACCGGCACGAGCGCTCCCGCTCCTACGAGCGCGGCGGGCACCGCTAcgagagggacagggagagagagagggacagagagcacGGGGGGCACAGCCGGCACCGCCGCTGA
- the CCNL2 gene encoding cyclin-L2 isoform X2, producing the protein MNDSLRTDVFVRFQPESIACACIYLAARTLEIPLPNRPHWFLLFGATEEEIQEICLKILQLYTRKKVDLSDLESKIEKKKLAIEEAKAQAKGLVPEGVQSLDNTSGFSPIPKNESPKEVKGNKPSPLPVQAMKNAKRKTEGAKRTSSTSPVNGVQKGRESRSRSGSRDQSYSRSASRSASPKHRKSESYSTSSGSKSQSRSRSRSDSPPRQLNHSSAYKGSKVRAYKKSKDCKYSAHRARKSRSRSSSRSRSRSRERSDHSGKYKKKSHYYRNHRHERSRSYERGGHRYERDRERERDREHGGHSRHRR; encoded by the exons ATGAATGACAGCCTGAGAACAGATGTCTTTGTGAGGTTCCAGCCAGAAAGCATTGCCTGTGCCTGCATTTACCTGGCAGCCAGGACACTGGAG aTCCCACTTCCAAATCGCCCACATTGGTTTTTACTGTTTGGAGCAACTGAGGAAGAAATTCAAGAAATCTGCTTAAAAATCTTGCAGCTGTACACAAGGAAAAag GTGGATTTATCTGATCTGGaaagtaaaatagaaaagaagaaattggCTATTGAAGAGGCAAAAGCACAAGCTAAAGGTCTGGTACCTGAGGGAGTTCAGAGTTTGGATAACACATCGGGATTTTCCCCTATCCCAAAAAATG AGTCTCCAAAAGAGGTTAAAGGAAATAAACCTTCACCACTACCTGTGCAGGCCATGAAGAATGCtaagaggaaaacagagggaGCCAAGAGAACCAGCTCCACCAGCCCAGTAAATGG TGtccagaaaggaagagagagcagAAGTCGAAGTGGAAGCAGAGATCAGAGTTACTCGAGGTCTGCATCGAGGTCTGCATCCCCTAAGCACAG GAAAAGCGAGAGTTACTCCACGTCCAGCGGCTCCAAGTCGCAGAGCCGCTCGCGCAGCCGCAGCGACTCCCCCCCGCGGCAGCTCAACCACAGCTCTGCCTACAAGGGCTCCAAGGTGCGCGCCTACAAGAAATCCAAAGACTGCAAGTACTCGGCGCACCGAGCGCGCAAGTCGCGCAGCCGCAGCTCCTCGCGCTCGCGCAGCCGCTCCCGCGAGCGCTCCGACCACTCGGGCAAGTACAAGAAGAAGAGTCACTACTACAGGAACCACCGGCACGAGCGCTCCCGCTCCTACGAGCGCGGCGGGCACCGCTAcgagagggacagggagagagagagggacagagagcacGGGGGGCACAGCCGGCACCGCCGCTGA
- the LOC101814625 gene encoding uncharacterized oxidoreductase C663.09c-like, whose protein sequence is MLEWLNICGGLVEVSAAAGAGRSSPEAKSPTCSCVCKQLSALQELNPSLLPAPAVRGAIPPASRGQSHQELLCGRSRTGFALGLVRGLAAASPSPDLVFATCRYPEKAQELQQLSKQYSNIKLLQLDVVCESSIKKVVKEVEEIVGDKGLNCLINNAGINVLASLEEVTAETMLTIYETNTVAQLMVTKAFLPLLRRAAQLGTGMGCHRAAIINMSSLAASMQLVQANEMFLKVYPYRIAKTALNMITRCLAADLKSDGILCISLHPGWLQTDMGGNMAPMQVQEAIPGILSVLDRLGEKENGSFLDWQGETLPW, encoded by the exons ATGTTGGAGTGGCTGAACATCTGTGGTGGTTTGGTGGaagtcagtgctgctgctggagctggcagaagTTCACCTGAAGCCAAAAGCCCCACgtgcagctgtgtgtgcaagcagctctcagcccttcag GAGCTGAATCCTTCCCTTCTGCCCGCCCCGGCTGTGCGGGGAGCGATCCCACCCGCGTCCCGGGGGCAAAgccatcaggagctgctctgcGGCCGGAGCAGAACAGGTTTCG ccctggggctgGTGCGGGGGCTCGCAGCCGCCAGCCCCTCCCCGGATTTGGTCTTCGCGACCTGCCGCTACCCCGAGAAGGCGCAG gagctgcagcagcttaGCAAGCAATATAGCAACATCAAGCTCCTGCAACTGG ATGTGGTCTGTGAGAGCAGCATCAAGAAAGTGGTGAAGGAAGTGGAAGAAATTGTGGGAGACAAAGGCCTGAACTGCCTGATCAACAACGCTGGCATCAACGTGCTGGCCTCGCtggaggaggtgacagcagagacCATGCTCACCATCTATGAAACCAACACTGTGGCCCAGCTGATGGTCACCAAG GCgttcctgcccctgctgaggagggcagcccagctgggcactgggatgggctgtcACAGAGCTGCCATCATCAACATGTCCTCGCTGGCTGCCTCCATGCAGCTGGTCCAGGCCAATGAGATGTTCCTCAAGGTTTATCCCTACAGGATAGCAAAG ACTGCACTCAACATGATCACCCGGTGTCTCGCTGCAGACTTGAAATCCGATGGAATTCTCTGCATTTCCTTGCACCCAGGCTGGCTTCAAACAGACATGGGTGGAAACATG GCTCCCATGCAGGTGCAGGAAGCAATCCCAGGAATTCTCTCTGTTCTGGATCGTCTCGGTGAAAAAGAGAATGGTTCTTTCCTGGACTGGCAAGGGGAAACTCTGCCGTGGTAG
- the AURKAIP1 gene encoding aurora kinase A-interacting protein: MLISRLSSQLLKASRIAGHLLPRSVSSFLCCRSPSACYSTQPPNTSGAQPQQWHTLDPELEEILIPRKLSISPLESWLTVRYSLPKAEGAQEEVNRENPQPSECPPPAGQGDVEDGEGDRVQCRNVLKIRRRKMNRHKYRKLLKRRKFIRRRIKEGRKKKRQVKFEKDLERVWKKAGLKTAPAGWQTPKIYLRSSKR, encoded by the exons ATGTTAATATCACGGCTGAGTTCCCAGTTGCTGAAGGCTTCGAGAATTGCAG GCCACCTCTTGCCCAGGTCAGTgtcctccttcctctgctgccgCTCTCCATCCGCCTGCTACAGCACCCAGCCCCCCAACACCAGCggggcccagccccagcagtggcacACGCTGGaccctgagctggaggagatCCTGATTCCCAGGAAACTCTCCATCAGCCCCTTGGAGAGCTGGCTGACAGTCAGGTACTCCCTCCCCAAAGCTGAGGGGGCTCAGGAAGAGGTGAACCGTGAAAACCCCCAGCCCTCAGAGTGTCCCcctcctgctgggcagggggatGTGGAGGATGGAGAGGGGGACAGAGTACAGTGCAGGAATGTGCTGAAGATCCGCAGGAGGAAAATGAACAGGCACAAGTACAGGAAGCTGCTGAAGAGGAGGAAGTTCATCCGCAGGAGGATAAAGGAGGGGCGCAAGAAGAAGCGTCAG gTAAAATTTGAGAAAGATTTGGAGCGTGTCTGGAAAAAAGCTGGCTTGAAAACTGCTCCTGCAGGGTGGCAAACCCCCAAGATCTACCTGAGGAGTTCCAAGCGATAA